The Electrophorus electricus isolate fEleEle1 chromosome 19, fEleEle1.pri, whole genome shotgun sequence genome has a segment encoding these proteins:
- the ccnb3 gene encoding G2/mitotic-specific cyclin-B3 isoform X1, with product MPFSRGKKPTTSKIPKLGARSSENQADISQAKRSSSPPQGAPRKRTAFIDITNAHKLELSNPIKKKDLIKKVQKKTSVAAKNEANLKKSASVSSEDKPVVAESEVSLAEKPEEPVSGPPFLPRLLPPEIPPEFDIDSDTSNDCTYTPEYAKDIFDYLKNREEKHVLHDYMGSQAGLNQNMRAVLVDWLVEVQENFELNHETLYLAVKITDHYLAVVQASRESLQLIGSTAMLLACKFEERLPPCVDDFLYICDDAYKRSQLIAMEMSILHALSFDINIPVAYRFLRRYAKDCCAFVSCVQCVNAGMDTLTLARFVCELSLMDMCFVPVRGSLLASACLLIALVTKDLGGWSECLQFHSGYRAEDLGPVARHLHRMLSSTPDAKLATIRSKYSHKVFFEVALIPTLSLDKLETFLK from the exons ATGCCATTTTCGAGAGGCAAAAAGCCCACGACCAGCAAGATCCCCAAACTAGGCGCCAGAAGTTCGGAGAATCAG GCGGACATCTCTCAGGCCAAGCGATCATCCTCTCCGCCTCAGGGAGCTCCCAGGAAGAGGACCGCGTTTATTGATATCACTAAT GCTCACAAGCTCGAGCTTAGCAACCCTATAAAGAAGAAAGATCTGATCAAGAAGGTGCAGAAGAAAACCTCAGTGGCTGCCAAGAATGAAGCCAACCTAAAGAA GTCTGCCTCAGTGAGTTCCGAGGACAAGCCAGTGGTGGCGGAGAGCGAAGTGTCCCTGGCGGAGAAACCAGAGGAGCCCGTTTCCGGTCCTCCCTTCCTGCCACGTCTCCTGCCACCTGAG ATACCCCCAGAGTTTGACATCGACTCTGATACTTCAAATGACTGCACATACACGCCAGAATACGCCAAAGACATTTTTGACTACCTCAAGAACAGAGaa GAGAAACATGTCTTGCACGACTACATGGGCAGCCAGGCGGGCCTGAACCAGAACATGAGAGCTGTCTTGGTGGACTGGctggtggaggtgcag gAGAATTTCGAGCTGAATCACGAGACGCTTTACCTAGCGGTGAAGATAACCGATCACTACCTGGCTGTGGTCCAGGCCAGCAGAGAGTCCCTCCAGCTCATTGGCTCCACGGCCATGCTTCTCGCCTGCAAGTTTGAG GAGCGGCTACCCCCATGTGTTGACGACTTCCTGTACATCTGTGATGATGCGTACAAGCGCTCTCAGCTCATTGCCATGGAAATGAGCATCTTGCATGCACTCAGTTTTGACATCAACATCCCCGTGGCTTACCGCTTCCTGCGCCGCTACGCCAAG GACTGCTGTGCGTTCGtgtcctgtgtgcagtgtgtgaacGCTGGGATGGACACACTCACGCTGGCGCGTTTCGTGTGTGAGCTCAGCTTGATGGACATGTGCTTCGTCCCCGTGCGAGGTTCACTGCTGGCCTCTGCCTGCCTGCTGATTGCCCTGGTGACCAAGGACCTTGGaggatgg AGCGAATGTCTGCAGTTTCACTCGGGCTACCGTGCAGAAGACCTGGGGCCCGTCGCACGCCACCTGCACCGCATGCTGAGCAGCACGCCCGACGCCAAGCTGGCCACCATCCGCAGCAAGTACTCCCACAa GGTTTTCTTTGAAGTCGCTCTGATACCCACGCTGAGCTTGGACAAGCTGGAGACGTTTTTGAAGTGA
- the ccnb3 gene encoding G2/mitotic-specific cyclin-B3 isoform X2, which yields MPFSRGKKPTTSKIPKLGARSSENQADISQAKRSSSPPQGAPRKRTAFIDITNAHKLELSNPIKKKDLIKKVQKKTSVAAKNEANLKKSASVSSEDKPVVAESEVSLAEKPEEPVSGPPFLPRLLPPEIPPEFDIDSDTSNDCTYTPEYAKDIFDYLKNREEKHVLHDYMGSQAGLNQNMRAVLVDWLVEVQENFELNHETLYLAVKITDHYLAVVQASRESLQLIGSTAMLLACKFEERLPPCVDDFLYICDDAYKRSQLIAMEMSILHALSFDINIPVAYRFLRRYAKCVNAGMDTLTLARFVCELSLMDMCFVPVRGSLLASACLLIALVTKDLGGWSECLQFHSGYRAEDLGPVARHLHRMLSSTPDAKLATIRSKYSHKVFFEVALIPTLSLDKLETFLK from the exons ATGCCATTTTCGAGAGGCAAAAAGCCCACGACCAGCAAGATCCCCAAACTAGGCGCCAGAAGTTCGGAGAATCAG GCGGACATCTCTCAGGCCAAGCGATCATCCTCTCCGCCTCAGGGAGCTCCCAGGAAGAGGACCGCGTTTATTGATATCACTAAT GCTCACAAGCTCGAGCTTAGCAACCCTATAAAGAAGAAAGATCTGATCAAGAAGGTGCAGAAGAAAACCTCAGTGGCTGCCAAGAATGAAGCCAACCTAAAGAA GTCTGCCTCAGTGAGTTCCGAGGACAAGCCAGTGGTGGCGGAGAGCGAAGTGTCCCTGGCGGAGAAACCAGAGGAGCCCGTTTCCGGTCCTCCCTTCCTGCCACGTCTCCTGCCACCTGAG ATACCCCCAGAGTTTGACATCGACTCTGATACTTCAAATGACTGCACATACACGCCAGAATACGCCAAAGACATTTTTGACTACCTCAAGAACAGAGaa GAGAAACATGTCTTGCACGACTACATGGGCAGCCAGGCGGGCCTGAACCAGAACATGAGAGCTGTCTTGGTGGACTGGctggtggaggtgcag gAGAATTTCGAGCTGAATCACGAGACGCTTTACCTAGCGGTGAAGATAACCGATCACTACCTGGCTGTGGTCCAGGCCAGCAGAGAGTCCCTCCAGCTCATTGGCTCCACGGCCATGCTTCTCGCCTGCAAGTTTGAG GAGCGGCTACCCCCATGTGTTGACGACTTCCTGTACATCTGTGATGATGCGTACAAGCGCTCTCAGCTCATTGCCATGGAAATGAGCATCTTGCATGCACTCAGTTTTGACATCAACATCCCCGTGGCTTACCGCTTCCTGCGCCGCTACGCCAAG tgtgtgaacGCTGGGATGGACACACTCACGCTGGCGCGTTTCGTGTGTGAGCTCAGCTTGATGGACATGTGCTTCGTCCCCGTGCGAGGTTCACTGCTGGCCTCTGCCTGCCTGCTGATTGCCCTGGTGACCAAGGACCTTGGaggatgg AGCGAATGTCTGCAGTTTCACTCGGGCTACCGTGCAGAAGACCTGGGGCCCGTCGCACGCCACCTGCACCGCATGCTGAGCAGCACGCCCGACGCCAAGCTGGCCACCATCCGCAGCAAGTACTCCCACAa GGTTTTCTTTGAAGTCGCTCTGATACCCACGCTGAGCTTGGACAAGCTGGAGACGTTTTTGAAGTGA